One window of Robiginitalea biformata HTCC2501 genomic DNA carries:
- a CDS encoding multidrug effflux MFS transporter, with protein sequence MENNRGNHTEFIALMAALMSIVALALDALLPALDIIGIAVGNSDPAANQLLITLFFLGMGTGPLLFGPISDSVGRKPVVYIGFAVFIGASALCVFARSLEWMIVGRILQGMSLSAPRTISIAMIRDRFSGDYMARIMSFVTVVFILVPVVAPAFGKLVLDTLGWEAIFYLQVVFSLLVSLWFWRRQPETLPRENRNTFRFNRIFSGFREVLAYRRTMLFTLIWGFITGSFLVYLSTSQQIFEVQYRMPEMFPYLFAGLAITIGTATLINGWLVVRFGMRRLITVSLVGFTLNSLCYALLFANGNNPHMAFLMVFLALQFFTVGFLFGNLRSMAMEPLGHIAGIGAAITGFIATLMSVPISAWIGSFVVTSALPLFQGFFICGALSLVLLTYSNYRMRRGRRLAR encoded by the coding sequence ATGGAAAACAACCGCGGGAACCACACGGAGTTTATCGCCCTGATGGCGGCACTCATGTCGATCGTGGCCCTCGCCCTGGACGCCTTATTGCCGGCACTCGACATCATCGGTATTGCCGTTGGGAATTCGGATCCCGCCGCCAACCAGTTGCTGATTACCCTGTTTTTTCTCGGAATGGGCACCGGCCCGCTTCTTTTTGGCCCAATCTCGGACAGCGTGGGGCGCAAGCCCGTGGTCTATATCGGTTTTGCAGTCTTTATCGGCGCGAGTGCACTCTGTGTATTTGCCAGGAGCCTCGAATGGATGATCGTAGGCCGGATCCTCCAGGGGATGTCCCTTTCCGCTCCCCGGACCATCAGCATTGCCATGATCCGGGATCGCTTCAGTGGCGACTATATGGCGCGCATCATGTCATTCGTTACGGTGGTTTTTATTTTGGTCCCCGTGGTGGCGCCCGCCTTCGGCAAGCTGGTGCTCGACACATTGGGCTGGGAGGCTATTTTTTATCTGCAGGTGGTATTCAGCCTCCTGGTGTCCCTCTGGTTCTGGAGGCGTCAGCCGGAAACCCTCCCCCGGGAAAACCGGAACACCTTCCGTTTCAATCGCATATTCAGCGGTTTTAGGGAAGTACTCGCCTACCGCCGGACCATGTTATTTACATTGATCTGGGGGTTTATTACCGGCTCGTTCCTGGTGTACCTGAGCACTTCCCAGCAAATTTTTGAGGTGCAGTACCGGATGCCGGAAATGTTCCCGTATCTGTTTGCCGGGCTGGCCATCACCATCGGTACGGCCACGCTGATCAACGGCTGGCTGGTGGTCCGGTTTGGTATGCGTCGCCTGATCACCGTCTCCCTGGTGGGCTTTACATTGAATTCCCTGTGCTACGCCCTTTTATTTGCCAATGGGAACAACCCGCACATGGCCTTTTTAATGGTATTCCTGGCCCTGCAATTCTTTACCGTCGGCTTCCTGTTTGGAAACCTTCGATCCATGGCGATGGAGCCCCTGGGCCATATTGCCGGAATCGGCGCTGCGATCACCGGGTTCATCGCCACGCTGATGTCCGTGCCCATCAGTGCGTGGATCGGCAGTTTTGTGGTGACATCCGCCCTGCCGCTCTTCCAGGGATTCTTTATCTGCGGGGCCTTGTCGCTGGTTTTGCTCACCTACAGCAATTACCGTATGAGGCGCGGCCGGCGACTGGCCCGCTAG
- a CDS encoding FdhF/YdeP family oxidoreductase, with the protein MEEQPPRGVRVRGPEAFTGLRLEPPKEYAAGIPAIGKALEHSFREMGVLRSVRPLLSLNQQDGFDCPSCAWPDPEKPSRVAEYCENGAKALADEATRKGIGAEFFAKYSVAELSRRSDYELNALGRLTEPLILREGSSHYQPVTWEEANQLVAGSLNGLISPDEAIFYTSGRSSNEAAFLYGMFARALGTNNLPDCSNMCHESSGVALGETLGIGKGSVKLEDLYGADLVLVAGQNPGTNHPRMLSALEKCKARGGRIISINPLEEAGLIRFRNPQKASGILGRGTGLTDLHLPVRINQDIPLVKAWLKLLLERHTKGENVLDDSFISSYTRGFKALQEDLQNYQIGDLIARTGVDPESVRRGADWLATSKNIIICWAMGITQHQNGVATIREYVNLLLLKGSLGKPFAGTCPVRGHSNVQGDRSVGIQHFVDRELNARIKEHLGFEPPGKKGWDVVESIRAMHEGRARVFMALGGNFLMAAPDTDYTARALQQCDLTVQISTKLNRSHLVTGRTALILPTLGRSEKEEAGGGKDFLTVENSMGRVRRTKGILRPASPELKSEPRIIADMAATCLGEGHPVPWGEFGSDYGKIRSAIDRVAKGFKDTSRRSEGAGYYLPNNVRDLDFSSLPGGKAQITCNPLPEHHLAPDELLLMTIRSHDQFNTTIYGMDDRYRGIYNERRVILMHPEDLAGRGLQPREVVRITSTYDGQIREVRNFLAIPYKIPKGCAAAYFPETNPLVPNNRFAAGSQTPISKSVRIRVIREVPSGYPDADQGAAPTK; encoded by the coding sequence ATGGAAGAACAGCCCCCAAGAGGCGTCCGGGTTCGCGGCCCGGAAGCATTCACCGGGCTCCGGCTGGAGCCTCCGAAGGAATACGCTGCGGGCATCCCCGCAATCGGCAAAGCCCTGGAACACAGCTTTCGCGAAATGGGAGTGCTGCGATCGGTAAGGCCTTTGCTTAGCCTGAACCAGCAAGACGGTTTCGATTGCCCGAGTTGCGCCTGGCCGGACCCCGAAAAACCCTCCAGGGTTGCGGAATACTGCGAAAACGGGGCCAAGGCCCTGGCGGACGAAGCCACGAGAAAAGGGATCGGCGCCGAATTTTTTGCGAAGTATTCCGTAGCCGAGCTATCCCGCCGGAGCGACTACGAGCTCAATGCCCTTGGCAGGCTCACCGAACCCCTGATCCTTCGGGAAGGCTCGAGCCACTATCAGCCCGTGACCTGGGAGGAAGCCAACCAACTGGTCGCCGGGTCGCTCAATGGCCTCATCAGCCCGGATGAAGCCATTTTTTACACCTCCGGCCGCTCGAGTAATGAAGCGGCTTTCCTCTATGGGATGTTTGCCCGGGCACTGGGTACCAACAACCTTCCGGACTGTTCCAATATGTGCCATGAATCCAGCGGGGTAGCCCTGGGAGAAACGCTGGGCATCGGCAAGGGGAGCGTCAAACTGGAAGACCTCTACGGGGCCGACCTGGTCCTGGTTGCCGGCCAGAACCCGGGAACCAACCACCCGCGGATGCTTTCGGCACTTGAAAAATGCAAGGCGCGGGGCGGGCGGATCATCAGCATCAACCCCCTGGAGGAAGCGGGTTTAATCCGGTTCAGAAACCCCCAAAAAGCCTCAGGCATCCTGGGAAGGGGTACCGGATTAACGGACCTGCACCTTCCCGTCCGGATCAACCAGGACATCCCACTGGTCAAGGCCTGGCTCAAACTGTTGCTCGAACGGCACACCAAAGGCGAGAATGTGTTAGACGACAGTTTTATAAGTTCTTACACCAGAGGATTTAAAGCTTTACAGGAAGATTTGCAAAACTATCAAATCGGAGACCTGATTGCCCGCACAGGCGTAGACCCGGAGTCCGTACGCCGGGGCGCGGATTGGCTGGCCACATCCAAAAATATTATTATCTGCTGGGCCATGGGAATCACCCAGCACCAGAATGGGGTGGCTACCATCCGGGAATACGTAAACCTCTTATTGCTGAAAGGTTCCCTGGGAAAACCATTTGCGGGCACCTGCCCGGTTCGCGGGCACAGCAACGTCCAGGGCGACCGGTCTGTGGGGATCCAGCATTTTGTTGACCGGGAACTGAATGCCCGGATCAAAGAACACCTTGGGTTTGAACCTCCCGGCAAGAAGGGGTGGGATGTAGTGGAATCCATCCGCGCCATGCACGAAGGCCGGGCCAGGGTATTTATGGCGCTTGGCGGCAACTTCCTGATGGCGGCCCCGGACACGGATTATACCGCCAGGGCCCTGCAGCAGTGCGACCTGACCGTCCAGATTAGTACCAAACTCAACCGAAGTCATCTGGTAACCGGACGTACGGCGTTGATCCTTCCTACGTTGGGGCGCTCTGAGAAAGAAGAGGCAGGAGGGGGGAAGGACTTCCTCACTGTGGAAAACTCCATGGGCCGGGTAAGGCGGACCAAGGGCATCCTCCGGCCCGCTTCCCCGGAGTTAAAAAGCGAACCGCGAATCATTGCCGATATGGCGGCTACCTGCCTGGGGGAGGGACATCCGGTACCCTGGGGGGAATTTGGCTCGGACTACGGAAAAATACGAAGTGCCATCGACCGGGTGGCCAAGGGGTTCAAGGATACGTCCCGGCGCTCGGAAGGCGCCGGATACTACCTGCCCAACAATGTTCGGGATCTCGATTTCAGCAGCCTGCCCGGGGGCAAAGCGCAAATCACCTGCAACCCCTTGCCGGAGCACCATTTGGCACCGGACGAATTGCTGCTGATGACCATCCGCTCCCACGACCAGTTCAATACGACCATTTACGGCATGGACGACCGGTACCGGGGTATCTACAACGAACGACGCGTGATCCTCATGCACCCGGAGGACTTGGCGGGACGGGGCCTCCAACCCCGGGAGGTGGTTCGCATTACCAGCACCTACGACGGACAAATCCGCGAAGTGCGCAATTTCCTTGCAATCCCCTATAAAATCCCAAAGGGCTGTGCGGCCGCCTATTTTCCGGAAACCAACCCGTTGGTTCCGAATAACCGCTTTGCGGCGGGGAGCCAGACCCCCATCAGCAAGTCGGTGCGCATCCGCGTAATCCGGGAAGTTCCTTCCGGATATCCGGACGCGGACCAGGGGGCAGCGCCGACCAAATAG